Proteins from a genomic interval of Thamnophis elegans isolate rThaEle1 chromosome 2, rThaEle1.pri, whole genome shotgun sequence:
- the LOC116502491 gene encoding arylacetamide deacetylase-like 3, whose product MHIPPGIDQGTKLRFIFLIVKSFAGLALLLDKLGICPEYVMFRLLMKGTPAGRPSDLIIKDMLFDGVSVRVYWPKTPSPEKRRAVVWIYGGIGMFGNVESHEKLSHFLVRKSDTVVVCVRYPLAPEHPYPAQQRSCYTAVAHFLKNAQDYGVDPKRIVLAGDSSGGTIAASIAQQLVTTKDLPQLRGHILLYPFLQCLDFNLPSYQQNRSVPLLTKELAIRHGTVYISGRRDRANEIMANAHVPQEFMRKYQNWINVELIPEEFKSRGYVPFVPGRVSEELFTKCQMIFEPTFSPLLAEDAIIQKFPETFLLTCEYDIFRDDGLLYKKRLEDNGVPVTWVHLKEGFHGISMMIGMGLLEFPGTRKSLNSVIQFLQRF is encoded by the exons GCCTTACTTCTGGATAAACTGGGCATCTGCCCTGAATATGTGATGTTTAGGCTTCTTATGAAAGGAACGCCCGCAGGGAGGCCGTCTGACTTGATCATCAAGGATATGCTTTTTGATGGAGTGTCAGTAAGGGTTTATTGGCCCAAAACACCAAGTCCTGAGAAGAGGCGAGCAGTTGTCTGGATCTACGGAGGGATAGGCATGTTTGGGAATGTCG AAAGCCATGAAAAGCTGTCCCATTTCCTTGTCCGGAAAAGTGACACTGTGGTCGTATGCGTCAG ATATCCCTTGGCACCAGAGCACCCCTATCCAGCTCAACAACGCAGCTGCTACACGGCCGTAGCGCACTTTTTGAAGAATGCGCAGGACTACGGGGTGGACCCTAAGCGGATTGTGTTAGCCGGCGACAGCAGCGGAGGCACAATTGCTGCCAGCATTGCTCAGCAACTTGTGACAACGAAGGACCTGCCGCAGCTCCGGGGACACATCCTACTCTACCCTTTCCTCCAATGTCTGGATTTTAATTTACCTTCTTACCAGCAAAATCGCTCCGTTCCCCTCTTAACCAAGGAACTAGCCATTCGGCATGGCACAGTTTATATCTCAGGAAGGAGGGACAGAGCCAATGAGATTATGGCCAATGCCCACGTTCCCCAGGAATTCATGAGAAAGTATCAGAACTGGATCAATGTAGAACTCATTCCGGAAGAATTTAAAAGCCGGGGTTACGTGCCATTTGTACCTGGTCGGGTTTCAGAAGAACTTTTCACAAAATGCCAAATGATTTTCGAACCCACATTTTCCCCACTCTTGGCGGAAGATGCCATCATCCAGAAATTTCCAGAGACTTTCCTTTTAACCTGCGAATACGACATTTTCCGAGACGATGGCTTGCTCTACAAGAAGAGGCTGGAAGACAACGGTGTGCCTGTCACCTGGGTTCATCTCAAGGAGGGATTCCACGGGATCAGCATGATGATAGGTATGGGGCTACTGGAGTTCCCAGGTACGAGGAAGAGTCTCAACAGCGTGATCCAGTTTCTACAACGGTTCTAG